The Bacteroides fragilis NCTC 9343 genome includes the window AGCATCAGGCACTGTTCCCACATGGCTGGTACCTCTACCCATAGTCAGACGATAAGGTTCACGGGAAAGACGTTCCAAAATCATTGGTGAAACATTACCTCCACCATTGGCACGATCATCGATAATCAACCCTTCTTTATCAAGTTGCGGATAGAAATAGCGGGCAAACTCGTTCAAGCCTTCCGGCCCCATATCCGGAATATAAATATATCCGATACGTCCGTTGGAAGCCTGGTCCACCTTCTTTATATTATCCTGTACCCAATTGTAATGTATCAAAGGATATTCATTGGCAAGCGGACTGATCACAACCTTACGTGCTCCGGAAAGCTGAGGTTTGACATTCAGCGAAATTTCAGTAGGTATCTCTGCTTTACCCACCAGTAAAGAATACATATCTTTAACTGTATTAGTCGGCACACCGTCAATAGCTACGATGTACTCTCCCACTTTCACATCAACACCCGGTTCCGTAAGCGGAGAGCGCAGTTCTTTGCTCCAAGATGCTCCGGGGAATATCTTCTCCAGACGGAAAAAGCCACTCTTGTCGCGAGTTATTTCCGCACCAAGCAGGCCGGTATTGATCCGTTTGGGCTGTTCCGTTTCTCCCGGATTGACATAAGCATGCCCACAGTTCAATTCACCTATCATCTCACCGATAATGTAATTCAGGTCTAAACGAGTTTTAACGTAAGGCAGCAAGACCGCATATTTTTCTTTAATTGCTTTCCAATCTACACCGTGCATGCTCTCCTGATAGAATCCGTCACGATAGGCACGCCAAGCTTCATCAAAGATTTGTGCCCACTCTTTCGGATAATCCACAGTAATCTTCATATTGCTTAAATCGACCGGAGCGGTCAGTTCTGTCTTACCCGAAGGAAGATTGGTCACATAAATTTGACGGCCTTTAAAGAAAAGTGCCTTCTTACCATCGTAAGTAACATCCATCGAAGCTCCATCGGCAATCGATTCCTCTTTCTGACTTGCCAAGTCATACATTTTCGTACCACCGCGTCCCCAGTAGTACACCTTGTTGCCATCGGAATAGAAGTTACCATAATAAGACGGAGACAAGGGCAAGCGAACGATGCGATCGGTAATGCCATCCGGATCGAATTTCACCAACGAAGCATCGGCCACTTCCTTCTTATCTGCCGGTTTCTTATCCCCGCTTTTGGGGGTAGCATTCGATACAGCCACTTCCGCATCTTTCTGCATGAAAGGAGACGATGTATCCTTAGACAGCAAAGCGATGTACACACCATACATATTATTATATACATGGTTCCATTCCAATGATCCGTAAGTCGGGTTAAAATCACGGGCAGAAGAGAATATCAGATACTTTCCGTCGGCACTGAACACCGGAGAAGAAGAGTTATACCATTTGTCGGTCACCGGATATTCTTTCTTTTCCGCAATGTTGTAGACATATACGACATTGATTTCATTTTTACCCATCCGTGTATAAGTCAACCATTCACTGTCCGGAGAGAAAGTAACTCCACCCGGCACTCCCACCGGATCTTGCAATAATAAAGAAACTTTCCCGGAAGCCACATCCAGCAGATTAACTCGGTTCTTACGATCCATATACACTATCTTCTTAGAATCCGGACTCCATTTAAAGTCACGGATATATGTATCGTTCTTATGAGTTAACTGCATCGGTTCGCCACCTGCCGCATTCTGCAGATAAAGTTCGGTTTCCCCTGTGGCATCAGAGATATAAGCAATCTGTGTTCCGTCCGGTGACCACTGTGCATCACGATCGTGAGCTCCCGGCGAACGAGTTATATTTTTTGTAACCCCTTTCTCTACCGGCAGATTGAATACTTCACCCCGGCTTGTCACTACCATCCGTGCTCCATCCGGTGAAAGGCTGGCCGCAGTCACATAATTCGCTCCCTCTTTCAAATCGGTGCGGGCATAGATATTATCAGAAGCCAGTGTAATGTTTACCTTTTCAGCTTTCCGGGCCGCAGCATCCATCTTATAAATATATCCGCCGTTTTCAAAAACGATGGTATTGCCATGGACGCTTGGGAATTTCACATCATACTCAGTGAAGTTCGTCACCTTTACAGTCTGTTTGGTCTTCGTATTGTATGCGAAGATATTCATGATACGGTCACGGTCGGAAAGGAAAAAGATTTCATCGCCAATCCACATCGGAAAAATGTCCTGAGCTACATTATTGGTAACATTCTCCACTGTTTTGTTTCCCGGATTATACACCCAGATGTCATCGGCCATACCGCCTTTATAATACTTCCAGGTACGAAATTCGCGCATCACCCGGTTGTATGCCAATTGTTTTCCGTCCGGTGAATAGCTGCAAAAGCCTCCCTCGGGAAGAGGAATGACTTCTGACAATCCGCCTTCTTTGTCTACTGTAAAGAGTTTACCGGAGAATCCGTCGCTGATGCGATTACGATACACGATACGTTGTCCGTCCGGAGTCCATGTCATAACAATGTTGTTAGGTCCCATACGGTCACCCAAGTCGTCACGGCTATTGGTAGCCGTGTAGGTTATCCGTAGTGGTTCGCCACCCGTTGCAGGCATGGTATACACTTCTGTATTTCCATCATACTGCCCGGTGAATGCAATCGTTTTGCCGTCCGGAGAAAACCGGGGAAACATTTCGTATCCCACATGGGAAGTCAGGCGTTGTGCTTCACCTCCCGAAGCAGGCACTTTATACAAATCGCCCGCATACGAAAATACGATCTCATTTCCGTTCGTAGCGGGGAAACGCAACAACCGTGCTTCTCCTGCAGCCGACAGCAGCATAGGAGCACCTGCCAGAACGAAAATAGATAGGATTAGTTTCTTGTTCATGTGATTATCTATTAAATTGATTCACAAAGGTAAGAAAAGAACAAAGAGTGACAGAAGAAATACATAAAAAAACCGCAGATCCATCATTCTTTTCCTACAAAAAGACTGGAGAAATCTGCGATATTCTATTTTAGTTGAGGAGATAAACTTTTGAGCGGTAGGCGAGGGTCGAACTCGTGACCTGCGGCTTGGGAAGCCGCCGCTCTGCCAACTGAGCTACTACCGCATGTGTTGCTTTTATTTTGTAAAGCCATGCAAAGATAAATATTGTTTCCGAAATACCCATAGCAATGGCACAATATTTTGCATCCGGGAATGAAAATATAAAATATTACCGTACATTTGCTAACCGAAAATACACAGATAGATTCATGAAACAGATCATACTCATCACCGGAGGAGCCCGTTCGGGCAAAAGCAGCCATGCCGAACGCCTGGCGCTATCCCTCTCTCCTAATCCGGTTTACTTGGCCACCTCACGTATCTGGGACGAAGAATTTCGTCAAAGGGTATTGCGCCATCAAGCCAACCGCGGACCGGAATGGACCAATATAGAGGAAGAAAAAGAATTGAGCCGCCACACTTTGGAGGGGCGTGTAGTGCTGATCGATTGTGTAACCCTCTGGTGCACCAATTATTTCTTTGATCTCGAAGCAGACACCGACAAGGCACTGACTGCTGTTAAAGCCGAGTTTGACCGACTGACACAACAGGACGCGACCTTTATTTTTGTCACCAACGAAATCGGCATGGGAGGAACTTCAGAAAACCTGATACAACGAAAGTTCACTGACATGCAAGGATGGATGAACCAGTATATAGCCTCCCGGGCCAATCGGGTAATACTAATGGTATCGGGGATTCCTGTGAAAGTAAAAGACGAAAAGTAAATGATAGAATAACCCTTATAAAATGAAAACATTTCAAATCACCAGACCGGACGAAACCATCCGGGAAGCACTGACCGATAAAATAAATAATCTGACCAAGCCCAAAGGCTCTCTGGGAACACTTGAAGAACTGGCCTTGCAGATCGGGCTTATCCAGCAAACACTTACTCCCGAGCTGAGACATCCTCAAAATATCATATTCGCAGCCGATCATGGCATTGTCGACGAGGGAGTCAGCCTCTCTCCCAAAGAGATCACCTGGCAACAAATCAGCAATTTTCTTCACGGAGGGGCAGGTGTCAACTTCCTTTGCCGCCAGCACGGATTCGAGTTGAAGATTGTAGATGCCGGAGTGGATTACGACCTCCCATACGAGAAAGGAATCATCAACATGAAGGTACGCAAAAGCTCGCGTAACTATCTGTACGAGGCAGCCATGACAGAAGAAGAAATGAATTTGTGCATCGAGCGCGGAGCGGAAGTAGTCCGTCAGTGTCATGCCGAAGGGTGCAATGTGCTTTCTTTGGGCGAAATGGGTATCGGCAACACTTCTTCGTCTTCCATGTGGATGACATGCTTCACCCATATTCCTCTCGAACTGTGTGTCGGAGCAGGCAGCGGACTCGACAATGCAGGCGTCCGTCATAAATATAATGTATTGCAGCAGGCACTGGACCATTATCAGGGAGACGGAAGCGCACACGACCTGATCCGCTATTTCGGCGGACTGGAAATGGTAATGGCAATAGGCGCCATGCTTCAGGCAGCCGAGTTAAAGATGATTATCCTGGTAGACGGATTCATCATGACAAACTGCATCCTTGCAGCCTCCCAACTTTACCCTGAGGTATTGCATTATGCCATCTTCGGTCATCAGGGAGATGAAGCCGGACATAAGCTGGTACTCGATGCCATGGGAGCCAAGCCATTACTGAATCTGGGTTTACGTCTCGGAGAAGGAACCGGAGCCATCTGCTCCTATCCTATCATTGACTCTGCCGTACGGATGATCAACGAGATGGACAACTTTGCACATGCAGCCATCACCAAATATTTCTAATAAGATTTGCCGATGAATATATTAGCAGCATTTATCTTTTTTACCCGCCTCCCCTTCTGGCGTATCCGCGAAGTTCCGGCAGAATGTTTTAAACACGTTGTGCCTTACTGGCCTTTGTCCGGATGGCTCACGGGCAGCATCATGGCAGGGGTACTTTGGTTGAGCGCACAGATCCTCCCCTTCTCCGTTGCCGTATTGTTGGCACTTGCCGCCCGGTTATTGATCACCGGTGCCCTACACGAAGACGGGTTGGCGGATTTCTTCGATGGATTCGGAGGAGGTACGAACCGGGA containing:
- a CDS encoding S41 family peptidase — translated: MNKKLILSIFVLAGAPMLLSAAGEARLLRFPATNGNEIVFSYAGDLYKVPASGGEAQRLTSHVGYEMFPRFSPDGKTIAFTGQYDGNTEVYTMPATGGEPLRITYTATNSRDDLGDRMGPNNIVMTWTPDGQRIVYRNRISDGFSGKLFTVDKEGGLSEVIPLPEGGFCSYSPDGKQLAYNRVMREFRTWKYYKGGMADDIWVYNPGNKTVENVTNNVAQDIFPMWIGDEIFFLSDRDRIMNIFAYNTKTKQTVKVTNFTEYDVKFPSVHGNTIVFENGGYIYKMDAAARKAEKVNITLASDNIYARTDLKEGANYVTAASLSPDGARMVVTSRGEVFNLPVEKGVTKNITRSPGAHDRDAQWSPDGTQIAYISDATGETELYLQNAAGGEPMQLTHKNDTYIRDFKWSPDSKKIVYMDRKNRVNLLDVASGKVSLLLQDPVGVPGGVTFSPDSEWLTYTRMGKNEINVVYVYNIAEKKEYPVTDKWYNSSSPVFSADGKYLIFSSARDFNPTYGSLEWNHVYNNMYGVYIALLSKDTSSPFMQKDAEVAVSNATPKSGDKKPADKKEVADASLVKFDPDGITDRIVRLPLSPSYYGNFYSDGNKVYYWGRGGTKMYDLASQKEESIADGASMDVTYDGKKALFFKGRQIYVTNLPSGKTELTAPVDLSNMKITVDYPKEWAQIFDEAWRAYRDGFYQESMHGVDWKAIKEKYAVLLPYVKTRLDLNYIIGEMIGELNCGHAYVNPGETEQPKRINTGLLGAEITRDKSGFFRLEKIFPGASWSKELRSPLTEPGVDVKVGEYIVAIDGVPTNTVKDMYSLLVGKAEIPTEISLNVKPQLSGARKVVISPLANEYPLIHYNWVQDNIKKVDQASNGRIGYIYIPDMGPEGLNEFARYFYPQLDKEGLIIDDRANGGGNVSPMILERLSREPYRLTMGRGTSHVGTVPDAVQVGPKVCLINKYSASDGDLFPWGFRALGLGKLIGTRTWGGIVGISGSLPYMDGTDIRVPFFTSYDPKTGKWIIENHGVDPDILIDNDPVKEWNGEDQQLNRAIEEVMKQLKDRKPLPPVPAPRDFSK
- the cobU gene encoding bifunctional adenosylcobinamide kinase/adenosylcobinamide-phosphate guanylyltransferase — encoded protein: MAQYFASGNENIKYYRTFANRKYTDRFMKQIILITGGARSGKSSHAERLALSLSPNPVYLATSRIWDEEFRQRVLRHQANRGPEWTNIEEEKELSRHTLEGRVVLIDCVTLWCTNYFFDLEADTDKALTAVKAEFDRLTQQDATFIFVTNEIGMGGTSENLIQRKFTDMQGWMNQYIASRANRVILMVSGIPVKVKDEK
- the cobT gene encoding nicotinate-nucleotide--dimethylbenzimidazole phosphoribosyltransferase; the encoded protein is MKTFQITRPDETIREALTDKINNLTKPKGSLGTLEELALQIGLIQQTLTPELRHPQNIIFAADHGIVDEGVSLSPKEITWQQISNFLHGGAGVNFLCRQHGFELKIVDAGVDYDLPYEKGIINMKVRKSSRNYLYEAAMTEEEMNLCIERGAEVVRQCHAEGCNVLSLGEMGIGNTSSSSMWMTCFTHIPLELCVGAGSGLDNAGVRHKYNVLQQALDHYQGDGSAHDLIRYFGGLEMVMAIGAMLQAAELKMIILVDGFIMTNCILAASQLYPEVLHYAIFGHQGDEAGHKLVLDAMGAKPLLNLGLRLGEGTGAICSYPIIDSAVRMINEMDNFAHAAITKYF